The sequence AGTTCGAAATGCTATTCCTAGGTTGAGCCCAGGGCTTTCACATCTCGCTTAACAAACCGCCTGCGCACGCTTTACGCCCAGTAATTCCGATTAACGCTCGGACCCTCCGTATTACCGCGGCTGCTGGCACGGAGTTAGCCGGTCCTTCTTCTGTAGGTAACGTCACAGATATAGCGTATTAAACTACACCCTTTCCTCCCTACTGAAAGTGCTTTACAACCCGAAGGCCTTCTTCACACACGCGGCATGGCTGCATCAGGGTTTCCCCCATTGTGCAATATTCCCCACTGCTGCCTCCCGTAGGAGTCTGGGCCGTGTCTCAGTCCCAGTGTGGCTGATCATCCTCTCAGAACAGCTAGGGATCGTCGCCTTGGTGAGCCATTACCTCACCAACTAGCTAATCCCACCTAGGTTCATCCAATCGCGGAAGGCCCGAAGGTCCCCTCCTTTCCCCCGTAGGGCGTATGCGGTATTAGCAGTCGTTTCCAACTGTTATCCCCCTCGACTGGGCAGATCCCTAGGCATTACTCACCCGTCCGCCGCTCGCCACCTCAGGAGTAAACTCCCTTGTGCTGCCGCTCGACTTGCATGTGTTAGGCCTGCCGCCAGCGTTCAATCTGAGCCATGATCAAACTCTTCAATTAAAGTTTTGTTGCTTCCGTCTTGCGACTTCAGCGGCTCAATGAATTCTGATTTTTTGTTTCTCGCACTCCTTATAAAAGAAGCACTGAAACAAACTGTACATATTGCTATGAACACTCATTGTTACATTGATTAATTCTTTGACTGCCAACCCTAAGGCTAAGCAGTTTCGATTAACTCAACACCTGTGAGTGTCCACACAGATTTCTTGTTTTATCTTGTTAAAGAGCAACTCAACCTCGTAAGAGAAGGTGAGTACCACACTGAGCGTCGAACGCTTCCAGTTGGCTAGGGCTGCGTATTCTACGCATTTCCCGTTTCGCGTCAAGGAGTTTTTGCAAACTTTCTTTTCGCTCATCAATCAGTAAACTCATCAATGAACTGTCACATCAAGCAGCTTAACGCCGTCTGCCGTGTCAGTGGATGCGCATTATAGGCAGCGAAACTTTTTCTGCAAGTGCTTTTTTCAGATTTTTATGATTATTTTTCACATAGATTCTTACTCCCAGACTAAGCACAACCTATGCACTTGTTATACCCAAAGTTATCCACATGCGTTGAATTTATACGCAAAACAAGTCATCTAAAGAACAAGGGAAATGGCTTAATTTCGATAAAGATTGAGTGCTAAGGGAGAAAAGAAGCTATAAGCGACGAATTCGGTAATAAAGATATAGAGGAAACAATTGAAGTTAGCCGCTACTTTATACCTATATAAGGTATAAAGTAGCATAACGCGACTATACGCGATTCACTTAGACGTTCTTAGCTGAATTTGTACTTAGCTGGCGTTCCAGAGTAGTTGTCCGCAATCGGTAAGATCATATCCACCTAAAAGGGCAGCCATTTGCCTTGTATGGCCGCTGCTCAACATAGTAAAGAGTTGTTGCAGCTGTCGACGGAAATAAATACTTTGTGGCATAACAAAATCAAAGGACTCCTTCACTAAAGGGACAAAGCTTAAACCACTCTCCAAAGCTACTGACTGGCAACCAAAACCAATGTCAGCGTCACCTCGGGCAATATACCCTGCAAGTTCACGCTCACTATAAGCTGTTAGTAGAACATTGAGCTGATCTAATCGTGCACCTTGTTTTAACAACCAGTGCTCTAAATGCTGTTGACTTCCAGCTCCACCCTGACGACTCACCCATCGCCACGGTAAGCTCACCACTTTATCTTCTTCTTGGCATCTGTGGTGCATATCTGCACGCATGATTAGCCCTTGCTGACGAGAATAACCATGCACCATTATCCACTGCTGATGATTGTTATAGCCTTTTAATAGCGCTGGGTGACGGATATTTCTATCTTCCATACTTCCCCAATGCAATGTGCACACATCAGCATACCCCTTAGCGAGCAACTCTAAGCCTAGACGTGATCCTGTTGCGCTATAGCTAATCAACTCACGGCTACCAACCTGCGACATTAAACGTGCCACAAGCATAGATAATAGTGGATCATCACTGCCCGTAATAAGCAATCTATCAGTGAGCATACCGCTATGGCATGAATCCATCACCCAACGGTCAATCAATACTTTAGGGAATAGCCATTTACCTGTAATTTTCGTAGCCGGTAAAATTCGGTCATTCGCCATGGCGTAGACTTTCTTCTCGTTAAGATCTAAGTACTCGGCTACTTGCTTAGCGCTCATGTAGACCAATTCACTAGCAGATGTCATCTTATATCCTTGTCTCTCAATATCCGTTCTTCGCTGAAATACTGTATTTGTGAGGCTCTAACTCAGGTTACAGGGTCAGAATTCACATCAAATTGTAAATTTTCACTGCCGTGATATACCAAGAAATGACGTCCCTTCGCACGGGCTATAATAGTGATCCCTAATTGTTGAGCGAGTTCTAGTCCCATTTGAGTCACGCCACTGCGCGACAACAATACAGGAATTCCCATCTTGGCTACCTTGATAACCATCTCAGAGGTAAGCCGACCAGTTGTATAAAAAATCTTGTTGTCGCCAGGGTTTTGGCCTAGCCACATATCACCAGCAAGTGTGTCTACCGCATTATGGCGACCAACATCTTCGACAAAGGCCATAATTTGGTCATCCTCACACAAACCACAGCCATGTACGGCACCCGCATTCTTATAGGTTTCATTATATTCATTGATGTTTTTTAGTAGGCTATAAAGAGTGCTTTGTTTGAGACTCGGTGTCGGTAATGTAATGCCTTCAAGATCTTGCATAAAACTTCCGTAAACAGTCCCTTGCCCACAGCCTGAGGTAACGGTTTTTTCAGAGAGTTTGTCATCAAGATCCGCAATTTGTTCACGGGTAATCACTGCAGCAGAATTCACATCCCAATCGACTATTACGGAGTCCAGCAAACTTACATCAGAAATAAAACCTTGGTTTTTAAGATAACCTAGCGCCAATGACTCAGGTTTTGCACCAAGAGTCATCAAAGTGACTATCGGGCGCCAATTTAAATACACAGTTAATGGCCGCTCACAGGCTACAAACTTATCTAGCACTTCCCCAGCTTCATTAACCGCCTTAACTGCTATAGTGAGAGGAACTTCTGCTTGAGTTTTCACAAAAGTAAACGGATGTTTAATCTGTAAATTTGTATTAGTTGCTATCGAACTTTTCGCTGTAATCGTACTGTTATCAGAAATCATAATCTTACCGCTTAACGAGTGATAACCAGAGCATAGCAATATTTATACCTAGGCATGAAAGAAGGGCTAAAATGCGTGATCTATCGCAATTCGAATTTTCTATTTGGGCGTTAATGTCCCATGCAAAATAACAAACTGGACAAAATGTCCAACAACAACACTCATTTTGATGATCTACTTCAAACTTATTCCCCATGTTTACTGGCATTAATATTGCAGTGACCTTTTATCGCAATTTGTTGGTAACATCGATCCGATCCGCAAAACAACGAATCGCCCACCAACACAGTTGAAACGGAGAGACAATGCAACATACAACAAGTGTTTGGCCTATGTACGTTTCACTCAAAAAAGTAGAGACACAGGTAGGCCGCTGGACCTCAGTTAAATGGGAAATAGATCATTTACTTCCCGCGACCCATGAAGCCCCCGATGGTGCAACATTAGTCTTACTTAAGTTGCACAAAGACGAACGAGCTAGCTATCGCATCAATCTAGACATGGACAATGCGATGTTGTTCCTCGTCTGTGATGAAATGGCAGATGGTACATGGGTACCCGCTTTACTCTCGGCAGACCAAAATGTTGCAGCAGGTTGTCTTGAAGGAAATACACCTGTACTTAATATATTAATGCCAGAAGCCATCGCCTGTTGGATTGAAGCCTTCATCACCCAATACGGTGAAGTCGAAATTTCGGCCCATCGCCGTCGACATGTCGATGGGCGTAACAATCAAGGCCCTAGTAGCGATCCATTACGGAGGAACTAATGGCTGATAATACTCAAAAAATAAGTGGACTTTTTAGTCGCTGGACTCAACGCCGTGAGCAAGTGGCTGCTGAGGAAGCATTAGAAACCAAAAAGATACAGGATGTTATCGAGGATGTACCTAGCGACACCGAAGTTGCCTCGACTAACGCAACCACAGCATCCCCTTCACCTGAAATTGAACATCAATCACAGGAAGACCCTAACCGCATATTAACTGCGGAGGATTTACCTAACCCTGAAGAAATTGAAATTGGAGGAAGTTTTGCCAGTTTCATGGCTGCCAATGTCGACCCAGCCGTTAAAACCGCAGCCCTTCGCGCACTGTGGAAGCAACCGCATTTCAATGAGATTGATGGTCTTTTGGAGTATGCACTCGACTATAGCAATCAAACTAAACTCACTCCTGAAGTCTCAGCCGAACTCGCTAAAAAGGTGTTCCGCTATATGACTAAGGACAACGAAGATTCAGACGAAGAAGCTACCTTAGTGAAAAACGAGCTGAATGCTATACCAGAAACAGCGATGGGATCAGACAACGAGATCGAAACCGAATTGGCAGCAAAACCGTTAACGGACAATTTGGATGGGGAGATTGATGACCTACCCCAAAATGCACCAGAGCTTTCAGCTCAAGTTCATCCCCGAGTTGTTTAACGTCAGTTTAGCTAATTTTAATGTCCACAACCTTGGTATGTGAATTGCTGTATAGCGCAGTAAAAGCTTAGATAAAAGCAGAAAAGGCAATGACTTACTTACTACCAACCGCCTAAATCTGCTCCAATACAGCAAAAAATAGAACAGCCCAAGTACTGTTCAGGAACGCAATGTGAGCACTTATTTGATGACCAATCAAACCCAGCATGCGCTAAAACAAGCGCGGCAAAATGTATTAGCGCAGACTCAGATTTTGCAGAATCTGATCCCGCCAACGGTAAGCTATACCACCGAAGGCACAGTGCTAATTATCGGCCCAGAGGATCTCGCTCGCCTCGCTGCGGACAAATTGTCCACTATGGCAAATCGAGTGATTTTGGCCAATGAAGCCATTACCAGCCAAGACGAAGCGCACCTAGAGCGTGTTATGGCTGCGGCGACTAATGTTGAAAGTTACTACAATAAACTGATTGGAATTAAAGGTTTTTTAGGCCAATTCCAAGTCAGCGTTGAGCATCAAAATGGCGCTGCTGAACTTAGTTTAGTATCCATCAGAAAACCTCATTTTGATTTAGTGCTCGATTTAAGCAGCACACCTTGTTTAAATTTAGAGATGCTTCCTCCTGGCTACTTCTATGTCGGTCAGGATACCGCCAAACTCGAAGATGCATTAACACAAATTCCAGAACTGGTCGGCCAATTCGACAAGCCTCGTTACGTAAAAATTAATCCGGATCTATGCGCTCACAACCGTAATGACATCAATGGTTGTAATCGGTGTCTCAACTTCTGCCCTGCTGACGCGATTAGCAGCGTCGCTAAGAAAATTGAAATCGATCCTTACCT is a genomic window of Shewanella putrefaciens containing:
- a CDS encoding DUF3305 domain-containing protein; protein product: MQHTTSVWPMYVSLKKVETQVGRWTSVKWEIDHLLPATHEAPDGATLVLLKLHKDERASYRINLDMDNAMLFLVCDEMADGTWVPALLSADQNVAAGCLEGNTPVLNILMPEAIACWIEAFITQYGEVEISAHRRRHVDGRNNQGPSSDPLRRN
- a CDS encoding DUF3306 domain-containing protein — encoded protein: MADNTQKISGLFSRWTQRREQVAAEEALETKKIQDVIEDVPSDTEVASTNATTASPSPEIEHQSQEDPNRILTAEDLPNPEEIEIGGSFASFMAANVDPAVKTAALRALWKQPHFNEIDGLLEYALDYSNQTKLTPEVSAELAKKVFRYMTKDNEDSDEEATLVKNELNAIPETAMGSDNEIETELAAKPLTDNLDGEIDDLPQNAPELSAQVHPRVV
- a CDS encoding formate dehydrogenase accessory sulfurtransferase FdhD, which gives rise to MISDNSTITAKSSIATNTNLQIKHPFTFVKTQAEVPLTIAVKAVNEAGEVLDKFVACERPLTVYLNWRPIVTLMTLGAKPESLALGYLKNQGFISDVSLLDSVIVDWDVNSAAVITREQIADLDDKLSEKTVTSGCGQGTVYGSFMQDLEGITLPTPSLKQSTLYSLLKNINEYNETYKNAGAVHGCGLCEDDQIMAFVEDVGRHNAVDTLAGDMWLGQNPGDNKIFYTTGRLTSEMVIKVAKMGIPVLLSRSGVTQMGLELAQQLGITIIARAKGRHFLVYHGSENLQFDVNSDPVT
- a CDS encoding helix-turn-helix transcriptional regulator; translated protein: MTSASELVYMSAKQVAEYLDLNEKKVYAMANDRILPATKITGKWLFPKVLIDRWVMDSCHSGMLTDRLLITGSDDPLLSMLVARLMSQVGSRELISYSATGSRLGLELLAKGYADVCTLHWGSMEDRNIRHPALLKGYNNHQQWIMVHGYSRQQGLIMRADMHHRCQEEDKVVSLPWRWVSRQGGAGSQQHLEHWLLKQGARLDQLNVLLTAYSERELAGYIARGDADIGFGCQSVALESGLSFVPLVKESFDFVMPQSIYFRRQLQQLFTMLSSGHTRQMAALLGGYDLTDCGQLLWNAS